The Suncus etruscus isolate mSunEtr1 chromosome 14, mSunEtr1.pri.cur, whole genome shotgun sequence genome contains a region encoding:
- the SPACA4 gene encoding sperm acrosome membrane-associated protein 4: MVAGWLPLLLVVLCPAGAHASKECIFCELTDSTHCPGVVMHCGDDEQCHTGIGLAPGLGRIIDKGCVESVMCGHTEPVSYMGVTYSLTRDCCYGNLCNGAPRARPPPFRLDFLLPTLLLYWWL; this comes from the coding sequence ATGGTGGCCGGGTGGCTGCCACTCCTGCTTGTCGTGTTGTGCCCGGCCGGTGCCCATGCCTCCAAGGAGTGTATTTTCTGTGAGCTGACCGACTCGACCCATTGCCCGGGCGTCGTCATGCACTGCGGGGACGACGAACAGTGCCACACGGGAATCGGCTTGGCGCCCGGCTTGGGCCGCATCATAGACAAAGGCTGCGTGGAGTCCGTCATGTGCGGCCACACGGAGCCCGTCAGCTACATGGGTGTTACCTACAGCCTCACCAGGGACTGCTGCTACGGCAACCTGTGTAACGGGGCCCCCCGTGCCCGCCCCCCACCTTTCAGGCTGGACTTCCTGCTGCCGACCTTGCTGCTCTATTGGTGGTTGTAA